In Canis lupus dingo isolate Sandy chromosome 1, ASM325472v2, whole genome shotgun sequence, a single genomic region encodes these proteins:
- the LYPD3 gene encoding ly6/PLAUR domain-containing protein 3, protein MAPARKAGAQAVIWTPGWQLLLLLLPPLLLGGTQALECYSCVQRADDGCSPQKTKIVKCAPGVDVCTESVGAVETIHGQFSVAVRGCGSGLPGKNDRGLDLHGILAFIQLQQCSQDRCNSKLNLTSRALNPAGNESAYQPNGAECYSCVGLSREACHGTAPPVVSCYNASDHVYKGCFDGNVTLTAANVTVSLPVRGCVQDEFCTRDVVTGPGFTLSGSCCQGSRCNSDLHNKTFFSPRIPPLVLLPAPKPTTLAPTTSVTTSTPAPTTRVSTTKATSAPTSQTSPQEVHPETSGKEESSFAGGATGHQDRRNMAGIPTKDVAHGKASATPFTGLTAFLLAVAARTLL, encoded by the exons ATGGCCCCTGCCAGAAAAGCAGGCGCCCAGGCAGTGATCTGGACTCCAGGctggcagctgctgctgctgctgctgccgccgctccTTCTTGGAG GAACGCAGGCCCTGGAATGCTACAGCTGCGTGCAGAGAGCAGATGACGGATGCTCTCCGCAAAAGACCAAGATCGTGAAGTGCGCGCCGGGCGTGGACGTCTGCACAGAGTCCGTGGGGGCGGTGGAGACCA TCCACGGGCAGTTCTCGGTGGCAGTGCGGGGCTGCGGCTCGGGTCTCCCGGGCAAGAATGACCGCGGCCTGGACCTTCACGGAATTCTGGCCTTCATCCAGCTGCAGCAATGCTCCCAGGACCGCTGCAACTCCAAACTCAACCTCACGTCGCGAGCGCTCAACCCCgcag GCAATGAGAGTGCGTACCAGCCCAACGGTGCCGAGTGCTACAGCTGCGTGGGGCTGAGCCGCGAGGCGTGCCACGGCACGGCGCCGCCCGTCGTGAGCTGCTACAACGCCAGCGACCACGTCTACAAGGGCTGCTTCGACGGTAACGTCACCCTGACTGCAG CGAATGTGACTGTATCCTTGCCCGTGCGGGGCTGTGTCCAGGACGAGTTCTGCACCCGGGATGTGGTGACAGGCCCAGGGTTCACACTCAGTGGCTCCTGCTGCCAGGGGTCCCGCTGTAACTCGGACCTCCACAACAAGACCTTTTTCTCCCCGCGAATCCCACCCCTTGTCCTGCTGCCCGCCCCTAAGCCCACCACTCTGGCCCCAACCACCTCTGTCACCACTTCCACCCCAGCGCCAACCACGCGTGTCTCTACCACCAAAGCCACCTCAGCCCCAACCAGCCAGACTTCTCCCCAGGAAGTACATCCTGAGACCTCCGGGAAAGAGGAATCTAGCTTTGCTGGAGGTGCCACTGGCCACCAGGACCGTAGAAATATGGCAGGGATCCCTACCAAAGATGTGGCCCATGGTAAAGCCTCTGCAACTCCCTTCACTGGGTTGACAGCCTTTCTGTTGGCTGTGGCTGCTCGCACCTTATTATGA